A part of Cannabis sativa cultivar Pink pepper isolate KNU-18-1 chromosome 6, ASM2916894v1, whole genome shotgun sequence genomic DNA contains:
- the LOC133039250 gene encoding uncharacterized protein LOC133039250: protein MNSHVQPKKEVFASTCHNDQSCPSFRETFSEEANALHSYGKPNDSPFSNTYNPNWRNHPNFSWRQNQPQMTQGNQFNMPNLNHAQPSQPYPPQRKPSLEDTLQQFMQSTQQIMQNQSQSIAKLETQLGQLANAVTEREKGRFPSQPIPNPKGQYEVGVPSHKEEAKSISTLRSGKQIAKPDYTPQVEKDQSQSSNTNDLSKDSDQILPSIPKAPFPQRLLPLKKGNQYSDILEVFKQAFLTEQVSSIIQYKSLVKYKDPGCPTISCIIGDHFINKALLDLGASVNLLPYSVYKQLGLGELKPTSITLQLADRSVKIPRGRPFLATSNAIINCRNGVLKLSFGNMTVELNVFNVAKSVECEEIHEVNMINTENMFEMDMNESFETYAKMFGMCLNVDDFIHDVNSLLESTPLMDTEK, encoded by the exons ATGAATTCTCATGTTCAACCTAAAAAAGAGGTTTTTGCTAGTACTTGTCATAATGATCAATCATGTCCTTCTTTTCGTGAAACATTTTCCGAAGAGGCTAATGCATTACATTCATATGGTAAACCAAATGATAGCCCATTTTCTAACACATACAATCCTAATTGGAGAAACCATCCCAATTTTTCATGGAGACAAAACCAACCACAAATGACCCAAGGAAACCAATTCAACATGCCAAATCTGAATCATGCCCAACCAAGTCAACCTTACCCTCCACAAAGAAAGCCTTCCTTAGAAGACACTTTACAACAATTCATGCAATCCACCCAACAAATCATGCAAAATCAGTCTCAATCCATTGCCAAACTTGAGACACAATTGGGTCAACTTGCCAATGCCGTAACTGAGAGAGAAAAAGGAAGATTTCCTAGCCAACCCATCCCAAATCCTAAAGGCCAATATGAAGTAGGAGTTCCTAGTCATAAAGAAGAAGCCAAGTCTATTTCAACACTTAGGTCCGGAAAACAAATTGCCAAACCTGATTACACACCTCAAGTTGAAAAAGACCAAAGCCAAAGTTCCAACACAAATGACTTGTCAAAAGATAGTGATCAAATTCTTCCTTCCATTCCAAAAGCTCCTTTTCCACAAAGATTACTTCCACTCAAAAAAGGCAACCAATATAGTGACATCTTAGAAGTGTTCAAACAA GCATTTTTAACTGAACAAGTTAGCTCCATAATTCAATATAAAAGCCTTGTGAAATATAAAGATCCTGGTTGTCCAACAATTTCATGCATCATTGGTGATCATTTTATCAACAAAGCTTTACTTGATTTAGGAGCTAGTGTGAATTTATTGCCTTATTCTGTTTATAAGCAACTTGGTCTAGGAGAATTAAAACCAACTTCTATAACACTTCAATTAGCTGATCGTTCTGTGAAAATTCCTAGAG GTAGACCATTTTTAGCTACATCTAATGCAATTATCAACTGTCGTAATGGTGTATTGAAATTATCTTTTGGAAACATGACTGTTGAATTGAATGTTTTTAATGTTGCTAAGTCTGTTGAGTGTGAGGAAATACATGAAGTGAACATGATTAACACGGAAAATATGTTTGAAATGGACATGAATGAATCTTTTGAAACTTATGCAAAAATGTTTGGAATGTGCTTAAATGTTGATGATTTTATTCATGATGTCAATTCTTTGCTTGAGTCGACCCCACTAATGGATACTGAAAAGTAG